From a single Oncorhynchus tshawytscha isolate Ot180627B linkage group LG33, Otsh_v2.0, whole genome shotgun sequence genomic region:
- the zgc:100829 gene encoding mucin-5AC isoform X1, which produces MLQQILKDMYIDPDVLEALNEDQKKTLFLKMREEQVRRWTEREEKEADHRPKSKTANSKKVSWLLGRDGDVAVMAIGEVDELKTSKLICTGPAERRAPPSLHNNTLYGHLSTTSRDFTNNSVELCHQTTSLKSNPVNRPASEPVRSRREDLPPKTQSGIQLNLKENSEEVRTLPPLQGAVREQQPPAAVEKQAELEQDVEGGGPQENPVLLSYRPHPRAGPSNLRLGTTLSSIPKTITPSSVPSSTPSPVPTDTPSHVPKTVTPVPTITPFSVPKTITPPAFPSIITPSPVTNSVIPSPVPSSVIPSPVPSSSVIPSPVPSSNAIRAALEKSTAKSHASEKTVTLSPVPSPITLSPVPSPITLSPVPSPITLSPVPSPITLSPVPSPITLSPVPSPITLSSVPSSVKTSPVPSVSPSPVPSTTWSPVPSTTWSPVPSTTWSPVPSTTRSPCPQYHSFPLSPVPLVPPVPSTTRSPCPQYHSVPLSPVPLGPLSPVPLGPLSLASIHHPLSTGPSLHPLWLAARP; this is translated from the exons ATGCTGCAGCAGATCTTAAAGGACATGTACATTGACCCAGATGTGTTGGAGGCCCTAAATGAGGACCAGAAAAAGACCCTGTTCCtgaagatgagagaggagcagGTGCGGCGCTGGACAGAACGTGAGGAGAAAGAAGCGGACCATAGGCCAAAGTCAAAGACAG CCAACAGTAAGAAAGTGAGCTGGTTGCTGGGCAGGGACGGAGATGTGGCGGTCATGGCGATTGGAGAGGTGGACGAGCTGAAGACCTCCAAACTCATCTGCACTGGGCCTGCGGAAAGAAGAGCACCACCAAGCCTGCACAATAACACACTGTACGGACACCTCAGCACCACAAGCAGGGATTTTACCAACAATTCTGTGGAGCTGTG cCACCAGACAACTTCCCTGAAGAGCAACCCGGTAAACAGACCAGCCTCAGAACCTGTCAGATCTCGGAGAGAGGATCTGCCTCCCAAAACACAGTCAGGGATACAACTCAAtttaaag GAGAACAGTGAGGAAGTGAGGACATTGCCCCCTCTACAG GGGGCAGTGAGAGAGCAGCAGCCACCCGCAGCAGTGGAAAAA CAGGCTGAGTTGGAGCAGGATGTAGAAGGAGGTGGTCCACAGGAAAATCCAGTCCTCCTGTCCTACAGACCTCACCCCAGAGCTGGCCCTTCCAACCTGAGGCTGGGTACCACACTGTCCTCTATCCCCAAGACCATCACACCGTCCTCTGTACCAAGCTCCACTCCATCCCCTGTCCCCACTGACACACCGTCTCATGTCCCCAAGACCGTAACCCCTGTCCCTACCATCACACCATTTTCTGTCCCAAAAACCATCACACCGCCTGCTTTCCCTAGCATCATAACACCATCCCCTGTAACCAACAGTGTCATACCATCTCCTGTCCCCAGCAGCGTCATACCATCTCCTGTCCCCAGCAGCAGTGTCATACCGTCTCCTGTCCCCAGCAGTAATGCCATCAGAGCTGCTCTAGAAAAGAGCACTGCCAAATCACACGCTTCAGAGAAGACTGTCACACTGTCCCCTGTCCCTAGTCCCATCACACTGTCCCCTGTCCCTAGTCCCATCACACTGTCCCCTGTCCCTAGTCCCATCACACTGTCCCCTGTCCCTAGTCCCATCACACTGTCCCCTGTCCCTAGTCCCATCACACTgtcccctgtccctagccccatcacactgtcctctgtcCCAAGCAGTGTCAAAACATCTCCTGTCCCCAGTGTCTCACCCTCCCCTGTCCCCAGTACCACTTGGTCCCCTGTCCCCAGTACCACTTGGTCCCCTGTCCCCAGTACCACTTGGTCCCCTGTCCCCAGTACCACTCGTTCCCCCTGTCCCCAGTACCACTCGTTCCCCCTGTCCCCAGTACCACTCGTTCCCCCTGTCCCCAGTACCACTCGGTCCCCCTGTCCCCAGTACCACTCGGTCCCCCTGTCCCCAGTACCACTCGGTCCCCTGTCCCCAGTACCACTCGGTCCCCTGTCCCTAGCATCTATACACCATCCCCTTTCCACAGGACCGTCACTCCATCCCCTGTGGCTAGCAGCACGGCCATAA
- the zgc:100829 gene encoding vegetative cell wall protein gp1 isoform X2: protein MLQQILKDMYIDPDVLEALNEDQKKTLFLKMREEQVRRWTEREEKEADHRPKSKTANSKKVSWLLGRDGDVAVMAIGEVDELKTSKLICTGPAERRAPPSLHNNTLHQTTSLKSNPVNRPASEPVRSRREDLPPKTQSGIQLNLKENSEEVRTLPPLQGAVREQQPPAAVEKQAELEQDVEGGGPQENPVLLSYRPHPRAGPSNLRLGTTLSSIPKTITPSSVPSSTPSPVPTDTPSHVPKTVTPVPTITPFSVPKTITPPAFPSIITPSPVTNSVIPSPVPSSVIPSPVPSSSVIPSPVPSSNAIRAALEKSTAKSHASEKTVTLSPVPSPITLSPVPSPITLSPVPSPITLSPVPSPITLSPVPSPITLSPVPSPITLSSVPSSVKTSPVPSVSPSPVPSTTWSPVPSTTWSPVPSTTWSPVPSTTRSPCPQYHSFPLSPVPLVPPVPSTTRSPCPQYHSVPLSPVPLGPLSPVPLGPLSLASIHHPLSTGPSLHPLWLAARP from the exons ATGCTGCAGCAGATCTTAAAGGACATGTACATTGACCCAGATGTGTTGGAGGCCCTAAATGAGGACCAGAAAAAGACCCTGTTCCtgaagatgagagaggagcagGTGCGGCGCTGGACAGAACGTGAGGAGAAAGAAGCGGACCATAGGCCAAAGTCAAAGACAG CCAACAGTAAGAAAGTGAGCTGGTTGCTGGGCAGGGACGGAGATGTGGCGGTCATGGCGATTGGAGAGGTGGACGAGCTGAAGACCTCCAAACTCATCTGCACTGGGCCTGCGGAAAGAAGAGCACCACCAAGCCTGCACAATAACACACT cCACCAGACAACTTCCCTGAAGAGCAACCCGGTAAACAGACCAGCCTCAGAACCTGTCAGATCTCGGAGAGAGGATCTGCCTCCCAAAACACAGTCAGGGATACAACTCAAtttaaag GAGAACAGTGAGGAAGTGAGGACATTGCCCCCTCTACAG GGGGCAGTGAGAGAGCAGCAGCCACCCGCAGCAGTGGAAAAA CAGGCTGAGTTGGAGCAGGATGTAGAAGGAGGTGGTCCACAGGAAAATCCAGTCCTCCTGTCCTACAGACCTCACCCCAGAGCTGGCCCTTCCAACCTGAGGCTGGGTACCACACTGTCCTCTATCCCCAAGACCATCACACCGTCCTCTGTACCAAGCTCCACTCCATCCCCTGTCCCCACTGACACACCGTCTCATGTCCCCAAGACCGTAACCCCTGTCCCTACCATCACACCATTTTCTGTCCCAAAAACCATCACACCGCCTGCTTTCCCTAGCATCATAACACCATCCCCTGTAACCAACAGTGTCATACCATCTCCTGTCCCCAGCAGCGTCATACCATCTCCTGTCCCCAGCAGCAGTGTCATACCGTCTCCTGTCCCCAGCAGTAATGCCATCAGAGCTGCTCTAGAAAAGAGCACTGCCAAATCACACGCTTCAGAGAAGACTGTCACACTGTCCCCTGTCCCTAGTCCCATCACACTGTCCCCTGTCCCTAGTCCCATCACACTGTCCCCTGTCCCTAGTCCCATCACACTGTCCCCTGTCCCTAGTCCCATCACACTGTCCCCTGTCCCTAGTCCCATCACACTgtcccctgtccctagccccatcacactgtcctctgtcCCAAGCAGTGTCAAAACATCTCCTGTCCCCAGTGTCTCACCCTCCCCTGTCCCCAGTACCACTTGGTCCCCTGTCCCCAGTACCACTTGGTCCCCTGTCCCCAGTACCACTTGGTCCCCTGTCCCCAGTACCACTCGTTCCCCCTGTCCCCAGTACCACTCGTTCCCCCTGTCCCCAGTACCACTCGTTCCCCCTGTCCCCAGTACCACTCGGTCCCCCTGTCCCCAGTACCACTCGGTCCCCCTGTCCCCAGTACCACTCGGTCCCCTGTCCCCAGTACCACTCGGTCCCCTGTCCCTAGCATCTATACACCATCCCCTTTCCACAGGACCGTCACTCCATCCCCTGTGGCTAGCAGCACGGCCATAA